In Ignavibacteriota bacterium, one genomic interval encodes:
- a CDS encoding VOC family protein, with protein MTFDHVAVNVQDIARSVEWYVAATGARVLYQDESWAMLDAGGVKIALTLPHQHPAHVAFDIGPEPSEEFMKKGRVHRDGSISRYVVDPDGNAIEWIHYPQKGAGA; from the coding sequence ATGACGTTTGATCATGTCGCAGTGAATGTGCAGGACATCGCCCGTTCGGTGGAGTGGTATGTTGCCGCGACAGGGGCACGGGTCCTGTATCAGGACGAGTCGTGGGCGATGCTCGATGCAGGAGGGGTGAAGATCGCGCTGACCCTTCCGCACCAACACCCCGCTCATGTGGCGTTCGATATCGGGCCTGAACCATCGGAGGAATTCATGAAGAAGGGGCGGGTCCACCGCGATGGCAGTATCTCACGGTATGTCGTCGACCCCGACGGCAACGCCATCGAGTGGATCCATTATCCACAGAAGGGAGCCGGGGCGTGA
- a CDS encoding TIGR01777 family protein, with the protein MKVVIAGATGFIGRSLVRHLSARGDAVVVLSRSGSVRSGIFPEGVRVVRWDGTRQGVWSGELDGADAVVNLAGASIGGGRWTAARKELLIRSRTDPTNALVQACLSAVRPPGVFLNASAVGYYHHEGDAPVTEQDPPGIGFLSDVAQLWEGAARGAASRGIRLVIARIGVVIGKGGGALERMLLPFRLFVGGPLGSGKQWFPWVHVDDVVGAMVFMLDTASMTGPVNVVAPEPVTMAAFSKRLGGALHRPSWLSVPAFALRVLLGEMSVIILGGRPVVPLKLLESGYGFLRPRLDQALRSAV; encoded by the coding sequence ATGAAGGTCGTCATTGCAGGGGCCACGGGATTCATCGGGCGCTCGTTGGTCCGTCATCTCTCTGCACGGGGTGATGCGGTCGTGGTGCTCTCCCGGAGCGGGAGCGTGCGTTCCGGGATATTCCCGGAGGGGGTCCGGGTGGTGCGGTGGGATGGGACCCGCCAGGGGGTGTGGAGCGGGGAGCTGGATGGTGCAGATGCCGTTGTGAACCTGGCGGGTGCATCGATCGGAGGCGGTCGGTGGACGGCCGCCCGGAAGGAACTTCTGATCCGCAGCCGTACCGATCCGACCAATGCGTTGGTGCAGGCGTGTCTCTCGGCAGTTCGCCCGCCCGGGGTATTCCTGAACGCCTCCGCCGTTGGCTACTATCATCACGAGGGTGATGCACCGGTCACCGAGCAGGATCCCCCCGGAATCGGATTTCTCTCCGATGTCGCGCAACTGTGGGAGGGTGCGGCGCGTGGCGCGGCATCGAGAGGGATCAGGCTGGTCATCGCACGTATCGGAGTGGTGATCGGCAAAGGGGGAGGCGCGTTGGAACGAATGCTGTTGCCGTTCCGGCTCTTCGTGGGTGGGCCGCTCGGATCCGGGAAGCAGTGGTTCCCATGGGTGCATGTGGATGATGTCGTCGGCGCCATGGTGTTCATGCTCGATACCGCGTCCATGACAGGCCCGGTGAATGTGGTTGCACCCGAGCCCGTGACGATGGCTGCATTCTCCAAACGGCTCGGAGGGGCCCTCCACAGGCCCTCCTGGCTTTCCGTTCCTGCGTTCGCGTTGCGCGTACTGCTCGGTGAAATGTCCGTCATCATCCTTGGAGGGAGGCCGGTCGTCCCTCTTAAATTGTTGGAATCCGGCTATGGGTTCCTCCGTCCACGCCTGGATCAAGCGCTGCGGTCGGCCGTGTAG
- a CDS encoding acyl-CoA mutase large subunit family protein, translating into MPTRTHEGIVLQPLYDRSGANGVQAGSDPGVPGEFPFRRGSDAVAGPCTPWLIAQELTYPTYEELNAALRHDLERGQNAVVVTLDRASRVGEDPDLAPPETVGSGGASIASIAGFGKALHGIDLAAHPIFIEAGCAGPQYLAIAVAHLKRLKQPASALRGCIGSDPLGTLAREGAIPYAADVIYDEMAVAAEWAEKFAPGIRTAAVATRPYTDGGASAVEEVAIALATGAAYMRALVTRGVHAEVAASQIWFSFNLGPQFFMEIAKLRAARMAWAHVAAAFGVPRAGCGMHLHVRTSSYDMSSIDPYVNMLRATTEAMSGAIGGCQTMHVAPFDDVIRQPDEFSRRIARNVQVLLQEESYLHRVADPAGGSWLVESLTEEIASAAWKLFQEIEAEGGVQDALIKGSVQQRIAATAAKRAEAVAGRKDVVVGVTTYANTGEVPLETRREDLETIRARRAETLRVLRTMPDRAEETAVKERLSRILETGRDSIMNALIDAAGQGATIGEMGRAWRARRAGDPITAPAIQAHRRAVGYEMLRAATHAYARRTGAAPIAFLATMGPLAQHKARAEFSADFMAAAGCVVRMGTGYDTPEAAVEAAAATGARAVVLCSTDETYPAIVPAFCSLMKQRLPEVVIILAGFPQEHVEAFTHAGVHEFIHVRSDVVGTLGRILARMGVTA; encoded by the coding sequence ATGCCCACCCGGACACATGAGGGGATCGTCCTTCAGCCCCTCTACGACCGCTCGGGGGCAAACGGTGTACAAGCCGGTTCAGATCCCGGTGTGCCCGGGGAATTTCCTTTCCGACGCGGTTCCGATGCAGTGGCCGGTCCGTGTACGCCCTGGCTCATCGCACAGGAGCTCACCTACCCGACGTATGAAGAACTCAATGCCGCCCTCCGGCATGACCTGGAGCGGGGCCAGAATGCGGTCGTTGTGACGCTCGACCGCGCATCCCGGGTCGGGGAGGATCCGGATCTTGCTCCTCCCGAGACCGTGGGGAGCGGGGGGGCGTCCATTGCCTCCATCGCCGGATTCGGAAAAGCGCTGCATGGCATCGACCTCGCAGCACATCCCATCTTCATTGAAGCAGGGTGCGCCGGACCCCAGTACCTCGCGATCGCCGTGGCTCATCTGAAACGTCTGAAGCAACCGGCATCGGCGTTGCGTGGCTGCATCGGCAGCGATCCGCTCGGGACTCTCGCCCGCGAGGGGGCCATCCCGTACGCGGCCGATGTGATCTACGATGAGATGGCGGTTGCCGCGGAATGGGCGGAGAAGTTCGCCCCGGGGATCCGCACTGCCGCGGTGGCGACGCGCCCCTATACGGACGGCGGGGCGTCGGCGGTGGAAGAGGTTGCGATCGCCCTCGCGACCGGAGCGGCATACATGCGTGCGCTCGTGACCCGGGGCGTTCACGCGGAAGTGGCGGCCTCTCAGATCTGGTTCTCCTTCAACCTCGGCCCTCAGTTCTTCATGGAGATCGCCAAACTCCGCGCCGCGCGGATGGCCTGGGCGCATGTGGCCGCGGCGTTCGGGGTGCCGCGGGCCGGGTGCGGGATGCATCTGCACGTGCGCACATCATCGTATGATATGTCCAGTATCGACCCCTACGTGAACATGCTCCGTGCAACCACGGAAGCGATGAGCGGTGCCATCGGGGGATGTCAGACCATGCATGTCGCTCCGTTCGACGACGTGATCCGGCAGCCCGATGAATTCTCGCGGCGCATCGCCAGGAATGTCCAGGTGTTGCTGCAGGAGGAATCGTATCTCCACCGCGTCGCTGACCCCGCCGGAGGGTCGTGGTTGGTGGAGTCACTCACCGAAGAGATCGCTTCGGCGGCGTGGAAGCTTTTTCAGGAGATCGAGGCAGAGGGCGGCGTCCAGGATGCACTCATCAAGGGGTCCGTTCAACAGCGGATCGCCGCCACCGCCGCGAAGCGTGCGGAAGCGGTGGCAGGGCGCAAGGATGTCGTGGTCGGCGTCACGACGTATGCCAACACCGGCGAGGTTCCCCTGGAAACGCGCAGGGAAGACCTCGAGACGATCCGCGCGCGCAGGGCAGAGACGCTGCGTGTGCTCCGGACCATGCCGGACCGTGCCGAGGAGACGGCGGTGAAGGAGCGGCTGTCCCGTATCCTGGAGACGGGCCGCGACTCCATCATGAACGCCCTGATCGATGCTGCCGGGCAGGGTGCAACGATCGGTGAGATGGGGCGTGCATGGCGGGCCCGCCGGGCCGGCGATCCCATCACCGCTCCTGCGATCCAGGCGCATCGTCGCGCCGTAGGCTATGAGATGCTTCGGGCCGCAACGCATGCCTATGCGCGGAGGACGGGGGCGGCGCCGATCGCGTTTCTGGCGACGATGGGCCCGCTGGCCCAGCACAAGGCGCGGGCAGAGTTTTCAGCGGACTTCATGGCCGCGGCAGGGTGTGTTGTGCGGATGGGAACCGGGTATGATACGCCAGAGGCGGCGGTGGAAGCGGCGGCCGCAACCGGTGCCCGGGCCGTGGTGCTGTGCTCGACGGATGAGACCTATCCCGCCATTGTCCCTGCATTCTGTTCGCTGATGAAGCAGCGTTTGCCGGAGGTGGTCATCATCCTGGCCGGCTTCCCCCAGGAGCATGTGGAAGCGTTCACGCACGCCGGCGTGCATGAGTTCATCCATGTGCGGTCGGATGTCGTCGGTACACTCGGACGCATTCTCGCCCGTATGGGGGTGACCGCATGA
- a CDS encoding lycopene cyclase domain-containing protein, which produces MHAEYLLVLGAILFFPLLLSIILRLRMYTHYRSLLKAMAVVCLVFWTWDVLVTARGHWSFNPSYVMGWDLLGMPVEEWLFFPVLVFVSVFTYEAVRKVWKGL; this is translated from the coding sequence ATGCACGCTGAGTATCTTCTTGTGCTGGGGGCCATCCTGTTCTTCCCCCTGCTCCTGAGCATCATCCTGCGGCTGCGCATGTACACGCACTACCGATCGCTCCTGAAGGCGATGGCGGTCGTCTGCCTCGTGTTCTGGACATGGGATGTGCTTGTGACAGCACGGGGCCATTGGTCATTCAATCCATCGTACGTGATGGGCTGGGACCTGCTCGGGATGCCGGTAGAAGAATGGCTCTTCTTTCCCGTGCTGGTGTTCGTCTCTGTGTTCACCTATGAAGCCGTGCGGAAGGTGTGGAAGGGCCTATGA
- a CDS encoding SRPBCC family protein has product MNVHVLRRAQTIARPLDIVFPFFARPENLERISPQDIGFTILTPGPIEMKAGTLIDYTIRVMGVPLRWTTLITTYDPPRSFVDEQIRGPYAFWHHRHVFRETDDGTEILDEVHYALYGGLLAPLIHRLFVRKQLDKIFDHRARIIAREFMGEGAKVGS; this is encoded by the coding sequence GTGAACGTCCATGTACTCCGCCGCGCGCAGACCATCGCGCGCCCGCTGGACATCGTCTTTCCGTTCTTTGCGCGACCGGAGAACCTCGAACGCATCTCGCCGCAGGATATCGGCTTCACGATCCTGACGCCGGGGCCTATCGAGATGAAAGCCGGAACGCTCATCGACTACACGATCCGGGTGATGGGTGTGCCTTTGCGGTGGACGACACTGATCACCACGTATGATCCACCGCGGTCCTTCGTTGACGAACAGATCCGCGGCCCGTACGCCTTCTGGCATCACCGGCACGTGTTCCGGGAGACCGACGATGGTACCGAGATCCTCGATGAGGTGCACTATGCTTTGTATGGCGGCCTCCTGGCACCCCTCATCCATCGTTTGTTCGTTCGGAAGCAGTTGGACAAGATCTTTGATCATCGGGCGCGCATCATTGCGCGCGAATTCATGGGTGAAGGGGCAAAGGTGGGATCATGA
- a CDS encoding lycopene cyclase domain-containing protein has product MKEYTLLAFAAALGSVVLDRVLATHILVQRRFWVALAIMFFFKIPSNGYLTWRPIVLYDPSYFLGIRLGTIPVEDFFYGFGLITLSLVLWEYFVRKEGHHDV; this is encoded by the coding sequence ATGAAAGAGTATACCCTCCTGGCCTTTGCCGCTGCGTTGGGTTCCGTCGTGCTGGACCGGGTTCTGGCGACCCATATCCTTGTCCAGCGCCGCTTCTGGGTGGCACTGGCGATCATGTTCTTTTTCAAGATCCCCTCCAATGGGTATCTTACCTGGAGGCCCATCGTTCTGTATGATCCATCGTATTTTCTGGGTATCCGTCTCGGGACGATCCCCGTGGAAGATTTCTTCTACGGCTTTGGCCTCATAACGCTGTCGCTCGTCCTGTGGGAGTACTTTGTGCGGAAGGAAGGACATCATGACGTTTGA